One Endozoicomonas gorgoniicola DNA window includes the following coding sequences:
- the bamA gene encoding outer membrane protein assembly factor BamA gives MKRSLLSLLIGSMAYASGANAFVVSDIRIDGLQRVSAGTVFNSLPIEVGDDVESPQVAEAARSLFRTGYFNDIQMGRDGDVLVVSVVERPSISQIKIEGNKAIKTEDLMKGLSSSGLSEGEIFQQATLEAIRLELERQYVSQGRYGARISADVEALPRNRVKLTINVKEGKVATIRHINVVGNTVFPQEEVQDLFELKETGMFSFFGSSDKYSREKLSGDLERLRSYYLDRGYINFNIRSTQVSISPDKQSVFITVNIDEGEKYTINEVNLSGDLIIDEEEARNLVLAKPEQTFSRRIITTTEEILSRRLGNEGYTFANVSGIPTPNHENKTVDLTFFVDPGRRAYVRRINFSGNTKTEDEVLRREMRQMEGASANTENIEQSKVRLERLGFFRQVDVETPPVPGSSDQIDVNYTVEEQPSGSITASVGYSQSDGLLLGGSISQSNFLGTGNNVSIGLNKSDVSQLYNFSFTDPYYTVDGVSRGFGLNYRKYDYKDSDISSYAADTWGGDVRFGYPISETESINFSAGVEGTKITTGKDTPKYIREYIKNEGKQFTNVKASLGWSESELNRGLLPTRGYSQSASLQVTVPGSSVTFYKLNYRAQYFQPLTKSLTARFAGRLGYIGGYGKTNTIPFFEHYYGGGFGSVRGYKDNTLGPKAKEYKGNSFNSIGGDFIFEGTAEILFPLPFVKDQRSLRTSLFLDFGNVYNSSCGTSDGKANPDIVDCYKPSFDQLRYSAGVGLTWITPLGPLTFSLAKALNPKGKDEKQVFQFSLGAPF, from the coding sequence ATGAAGCGATCATTGTTGTCTTTGCTGATTGGCTCGATGGCCTACGCGTCAGGCGCCAACGCATTTGTTGTGTCTGATATTCGAATCGATGGCCTGCAAAGGGTGTCAGCAGGTACGGTTTTTAATTCACTGCCTATTGAAGTGGGAGACGATGTAGAGTCCCCACAGGTTGCCGAAGCGGCCAGGTCACTGTTCCGAACGGGGTATTTCAATGATATCCAGATGGGGCGCGATGGTGATGTTCTGGTTGTCTCTGTGGTTGAGCGACCTTCCATCAGTCAAATCAAGATTGAAGGGAATAAGGCGATCAAAACCGAGGACCTGATGAAGGGGTTGAGTTCCTCGGGTCTGTCTGAGGGTGAGATTTTCCAGCAGGCCACGCTGGAAGCCATTCGTCTTGAGCTGGAGCGACAGTACGTTTCGCAGGGGCGCTACGGGGCCAGAATTTCCGCCGATGTTGAGGCTTTGCCCCGCAATCGTGTGAAGTTGACGATTAACGTCAAGGAAGGAAAGGTTGCTACCATCCGGCATATTAATGTCGTTGGTAACACGGTGTTCCCTCAGGAGGAAGTGCAGGATCTGTTTGAACTGAAAGAGACTGGTATGTTTTCTTTCTTTGGTTCCAGTGACAAGTATTCCCGGGAGAAACTCTCCGGTGACCTGGAACGCCTGCGTTCATACTATCTGGATCGCGGCTATATCAACTTCAATATCCGGTCTACACAGGTTTCTATCAGCCCTGACAAGCAAAGTGTATTTATTACCGTTAACATTGACGAGGGTGAAAAGTACACAATCAATGAAGTCAACCTGTCCGGCGACCTGATCATTGATGAAGAAGAAGCGCGTAATCTGGTACTGGCCAAGCCAGAGCAGACGTTCTCCCGTCGCATCATTACCACTACGGAAGAAATCCTCAGTCGCCGGCTGGGTAACGAAGGTTATACGTTTGCCAATGTGTCGGGTATTCCAACACCGAACCATGAAAACAAAACGGTAGACCTGACATTCTTTGTTGACCCCGGTCGTCGTGCTTATGTTCGTCGAATTAACTTCTCCGGTAATACCAAAACTGAAGATGAAGTACTGCGCCGCGAGATGCGTCAGATGGAAGGTGCGTCTGCCAATACTGAAAATATTGAGCAGTCCAAAGTACGACTGGAGCGTCTGGGCTTTTTCCGTCAGGTAGATGTAGAAACCCCACCGGTGCCGGGAAGCAGCGACCAGATTGATGTGAACTATACCGTTGAAGAGCAGCCCTCAGGCAGTATTACTGCCAGTGTGGGTTACTCTCAGTCCGATGGTCTGTTGTTGGGTGGTTCTATCAGTCAAAGTAACTTCCTGGGGACTGGTAATAACGTGTCGATCGGTCTGAACAAGAGTGATGTGAGTCAGCTTTATAACTTCAGCTTTACCGATCCTTATTACACTGTGGATGGTGTCAGCCGTGGCTTTGGTTTGAACTACCGCAAATACGATTATAAGGATTCGGATATTTCCAGCTATGCCGCAGACACCTGGGGTGGTGATGTGCGATTCGGTTATCCGATTTCTGAGACAGAGTCGATCAACTTCAGTGCGGGCGTAGAAGGCACCAAGATTACAACCGGTAAAGATACACCCAAATATATTCGTGAATACATCAAAAATGAAGGTAAGCAGTTTACCAATGTGAAAGCCTCACTGGGCTGGTCTGAATCTGAGCTTAACCGGGGCTTGCTGCCAACAAGAGGCTACTCGCAGAGCGCTTCTTTACAGGTAACGGTTCCCGGCTCGTCCGTCACTTTTTATAAGCTGAATTACCGTGCGCAGTACTTCCAGCCTCTCACCAAGAGCCTGACTGCACGCTTTGCGGGTCGTCTCGGTTATATTGGTGGTTACGGCAAGACGAATACTATTCCATTCTTCGAGCACTATTACGGCGGAGGGTTTGGTTCTGTCCGGGGTTACAAGGACAATACACTTGGACCAAAGGCTAAGGAGTACAAGGGTAACAGCTTTAACTCTATCGGTGGTGACTTCATTTTTGAGGGTACTGCAGAGATTCTGTTCCCACTGCCATTCGTAAAAGATCAGCGTTCACTTAGAACCAGCCTGTTTCTCGACTTTGGTAATGTTTACAACAGTAGTTGTGGTACCTCTGACGGCAAGGCAAATCCGGATATCGTGGACTGCTACAAGCCCTCTTTCGATCAGCTACGCTACAGTGCCGGTGTCGGTCTTACCTGGATAACCCCGTTGGGGCCGTTGACATTCAGTCTGGCCAAGGCGCTCAATCCGAAGGGTAAAGATGAAAAGCAGGTGTTCCAGTTCTCTCTTGGTGCACCGTTCTAA